A genomic stretch from Lathyrus oleraceus cultivar Zhongwan6 chromosome 2, CAAS_Psat_ZW6_1.0, whole genome shotgun sequence includes:
- the LOC127122371 gene encoding cellulose synthase-like protein D5, with amino-acid sequence MRALDGLQGPMYVGTGCIFRRTTLYGFSPPIASEHPGWFGRRKIKLFLRKPKVSKKEEDEVCVPIDCDHNDDDAAIESLLLPKRFGNSSSLAASIPVAEYQGRLLQDSKGNGTQGKPVVSLAVPREPLDAATVAEAINIISCYYEDKTEWGKRVGWIYGSVT; translated from the coding sequence ATGAGAGCTCTTGATGGTTTACAAGGTCCAATGTATGTTGGAACTGGCTGCATATTCAGAAGAACAACTCTTTATGGTTTTAGTCCACCTATAGCTTCTGAACATCCTGGATGGTTTGGAAGAAGGAAAATTAAGTTGTTTCTGAGAAAGCCTAAGGTGTCAAagaaagaagaagatgaagtttgtGTGCCAATCGATTGCGATCACAACGACGATGACGCAGCTATAGAATCCCTGCTTCTTCCAAAAAGGTTTGGAAATTCTAGTTCTCTAGCCGCATCCATTCCAGTAGCAGAATATCAAGGAAGGTTGCTTCAGGATTCAAAAGGAAATGGAACACAAGGAAAGCCTGTAGTTTCTCTAGCCGTGCCTCGTGAGCCGTTAGATGCTGCTACTGTTGCCGAGGCAATTAACATCATATCTTGTTACTACGAGGATAAAACTGAGTGGGGTAAAAGAGTAGGGTGGATATATGGTTCAGTCACATAA